GGTAGCAGCATCCTTTCTTTCTAGATAGAGAGAAATAAGCTCCTATTGCTAAGGATAAAGATCAGAACTCTCAGAAGAATCCAATTATGATCCTATGTAGTGGGAAAGTGGTTGGGAATATTGGAGAACAATGGAAAGAAGTTAGGGATAATCGATTGAGGAATGGTACAAAGCAACCTGTGGTGCAAGGCCCAACTGGAAAAGAAATTTTTCCAGTTGGTGCTAGTAAAGCTCAACAAGGTCAAGGTACCTCAGGGATGGAGATGGTTCCAACTACTGCTACTCCAGTTACTACTGCTCCTGCTCAATAAATTCAGACTACAAATAAGTTTGCTGCATTGGAGAATTATGAAGATGAGACAGATGAGAATAATCAACTAGCATTAGTGAATACCAACAATGTTCAGAACAGTCCAAATTCTATTTCTAAGGAAACTGGGAGAAGTTTAAACCCTACATCACCTACGTTTACTCCTAGTTCAACAGGGATTCAGGCAGCTAAGGAGGCTACTGTTACAAAGGAAGGCAATCATGATATGGAGAAGGGACAAGAAATAATGAAAGAAACCACAGCTCAGTGGGTTTGTAAAACTTGTGCAGCCAACAATGTCACTATGAATCAATCATGCCAAGAAATACCATCACAGGAAACTGATTTTGAGGCACTAGCTGAACTGGAAATGTTGAAGCAAAAAATCAACTTTTCAGGTGGAAGGTTATGGTGTGATCAGACAGAGGAGGTTTTAGATGAAGGAGATTTATCTTAAGGATATGAGGAGGAAGATAATGCTACATTGGAAACTGATGATGAGCCACAAGGTGAAGAAATCAGTTTGAATAGAAAGACTAACAAGGATAATGTATAGGTAGATGAGAAGATTACAAAAATGAATGGTACTTCAGTTGAGGTGGAAGGTTCAAACTCTTCTATACATAAAACACCAATGAATGAATCAATTGATCCTGGAGATCATGGTGGAGGTGAGAAGCAGCAAATTGCAGATAAGGAGAACAAAAATCCAACTCAGGAGCAGTTGGAACTGATAAGGTATAATGAAGTCATTACAAGTCCAAATGTTGCTGAACAAATGATCAAAGAAACTACAATCAGATCTGCAACAAAAACTCTAATTCCTAACCAAATAAGAATCAGATTGTGGCACTTGAACAACAGAAAGAAATGAAGGACAATTCTGGAGGTAAGGGAAGAGATTTAGATGCAGAATCAACATATAAAAATTTCAGGAATGTTGCTAGACAAAGAGATTTATCACCTAGACACATGGAGAAAGGTATAGAAAAAGGAGGCAAATCAGCTGCTAGAGGCAGAAAAAAGCAGGTCAAGGAGGTTCCTAGTGTGCAGCCACCTGGGGTCCGAACAAGGAGAACTATTTCTAAATCCATCAATTAGAGATGAATGCTCTTATATGGAATATTAGATCAGTTAATACTCAAGGAGCTTTTGAAAGGATCATCGAAATGCAAAGGAAATATCATTTTCATTTTATTGGGATCATGGAACCAATGCAACAGTCAAGGAAATTAGAGAAGTACAACAGGAAGATTGGATTTACACAGGCAATTGTGAATAGCTCTAACAAGATTTGGGCTTTTATTGATGAAAGATTTTATGTAATAGTAGTGATTGATATGGTGCAATGTTTAACTTTGAAGTTATATGATACTGAAGATCACAAAGAGTTCATTCTTACCCTTGTTTATGCTAAGTGTGATCACATTGAAAGAATTGAGCTTTGGGATTCTTTGTATTATTTGGCTCGATATATGACTACACCATGGCTAGTGGGGGGTGATTTTAATGTTATTTGGGATGAAGAAGAGAAATTTGGAGGGCTGCTAGTTTCACTAAATGAAGTAGATGACTTCAGGCATTGTATGAACACTTGTAATCTTACTGATATGGGCTTTAAAGGAAGTATATATACTTGGTGGAATGGGAGAGCTGAAAAGGATTGCATTTTGAAGAGATTAGATCGAGTGTTTGCAAACATGGAGCTACAACAGTTATGGACAGGATTGGAGATCACACATTTGTCTAAGATTGGGTCAGACCATTGTCCTTTGTTACTTACATATAATCCAGATTTAGTACCAATTAAGAAGAGCTTCAGATTTCTTAAGTTCTGGACAAAACATGAGTCCTATAAGGCAGTAGTGAAGGAGAATTGGCAAGCAGATTTTCATGCAAATCCATTCTTTCTTTTCAACCCCAAGATTAAGAGATTGAAGAAGGCATTATCCACATGGGGTAGGGCAATATTTGGTGATATTTTTCAAAAGATAGATAGCCTGGAGGAAGTGGTTAGAGTGCATGAAGCATAGTTTGAACTAAATCCTACGCTGCAAAATAGGGAGAGGCTTCAAAAGCTCTAGGCAGAGTTGATCATATAGCTAACATTAGAGGAGAAGTTTTGGAAATAGAAAGCTAGAATGACATGGTTCAATGATGGAGATAgaaataccaagttctttcatgCACACGTAAATAGGAAGAGAAAGAGATTACAATTGAAAAGAATCCAAAACAGTGATGGTGACTGGATTGAAGATAAGGAAGCAGTGGCTGATGAGGCTGTGAAGTTTTTTCAAGCACAGTTTCATGAAGATATAGTTCCTTCAGAATTTGGAATCATTGATCATGTACCTCACATGGTGGATATGGAGCAGAATCAAGAACTATTGAGGCAGCCTACTAGAGAAGAGGTGAAGCAGGCAGTGTATGGGCTAAATGGTGACAATGCTAGAGGGCCAGATGGATTCAATGGTAGCTTCTTTCACTCTTGCTGGGACATTGTTGGAGATGATCTGGTGGAGATGGTGAAGGCATTTTTAATGGGCAGGAACTACCTAGGTTTATCACTCATACAAACCTAGTTCTATTACCTAAGAAGAAGGAAGTGCACACCTTTACTGATATGCGACCTATAAGTCTCAGTAACTTCATAAATAAAGTGTTCTCTAGAGTCATACATGACAGGTTAGTTGGCCTTCTACCTAATCTAATCTCAGATGAACATGCTGGATTTGGAAGGGTAGAAGCATTGTGGAGAATGTTCTGTTGACTCAGGAAATTATCACTAATATCAGATTGAGAACTAAGGCAGGTCCTAATATTGTAATCAAGCTGGATGTGACTAAGGCGTATGATAGACTTTCATGGATATTTCTGACCAAAATATTGAGGAAGATAGGCTTTGCTAAGAGGTTCATTGGCTGGGTGTTtggaatcatatcaaacaattgGTACTCAGTGCTTATCAATGGGCAACCACATGGATTTTTCAAGTCTACAAGAGGAGTTAAGCAGGGAGATCCTCTATCTCCTGTACTTTTCATCTTAGCATCTGAGGCAATGTCAAGAGGATTGAATGCTCTCAATTTGAATCTATACTTTTGTGGATTTGGTTTACCAAAGTGGAGTCCTAAGATTAATCATTTGGCGTATACAAATGACACTATAATATTCTCTTCTTCATGTGCAATTTCATTAAGATTAATCATGAAAGTTTTGACAGATTATGAAGTAGCATCAGGTCAGTTAATTAACTAAACCAAATCTGCCGTGTATATGCATCATCTTACAAATGAAGAAGTAGTGAGGAAGGTGGAAAGGGTTACTGGGATTACTAGGCAGGATTTTCCATTCACTTACTTGGGATGTCCAATCTTTTATGCTagaagaaagatggaattttaTCAAGGACTCATGAACAAGGTGTTGAATAAAATACATTCATGGAAGGGCAAGCTTTTATCTATAGGAGGAAGGGCAGTATTGTTATCACATGTGTTACAAAGCATGCCTATTCATCTATTGTCAGCAGTCAATGCACCAACATCTGTGATCAACAAACTTCATAAACTCATAGCAAGACTTTTTTGGAGTAATTCGATTGAGGGTGGAAGCAGACACTGGGCTTCTTGGGACACATTATGTTTGCCACATGAAGAAGGGGTAATAGGATATAGATCACTCCATGATATGTCTAAAGCATTATTTTGCAAGCTATGGTGGAATATTTGTACTAAACCATCCTTATGGAGCTCATTCATGAGCCAAAAATATTGCAAGAAAATGAATTCTATTGTAGTTCCTTGGAGAAAGAATGGTTCTCATGTTTGGAGAAACATGATAGAATGCAAGGATCATATTCGGCACCAAATAGCATGGCAACCAAAGATGGGATCATCCTTGTTTTGGTTTGAGAATTGGACTGGATTGGGGGCCCTTTATTTCATCACTCCACCAGATTTCTTCTGCGATGAATCTGTCCAGAATGTTTGGGAAGTAGTTCAAAGTGGAGCATGGGATGATCATAGGTAAAAGATGTTGCTGCCTGAAGAATTGGCTAATCAAATTATTTAGAACATCAAGCCTCCTGTTGATAATATGGTACTGGATAAGCCATATTGGATGCTCGAAACAAGGGGAGAGTTTAGTATTAAATCTGCATGGGAATATGTCAGGAAGAGGAAGGAACCCTGCAGTGCATATAGGATGATTTGGGTGAAGGGACTGCCTTTCAAAGTGTCATTCTTTATGTGGAAAGTGTGAAAGAATAAGCTGCCCTTATATAATTTCTTTCAAAAGGCTGGGATATTTAATGGCTACTAAGTGTTGGTGGTGTGTGCAACCTCAGGAGGAAACACTACCACACTTGTTTTTCAAGTCATATGCTGCCGTGAAAGTGTGGTACTATTTTCTCTCATGTGCAGGCATAAATGTTGAAGGACTGACTTAGCACCAAGTTGTGGTGAAGTGTTGGACAACACACGTGATTCCAAGACTACAACCAATAATGCAGGCTCTACCATCGATCATTGTGTGGGAATTATGGAAAAGGAGAAACTGCTACAAATATGGAGATGTAGTATCAGTGAATAAGGTCATCTAGCAGGTATCAACCACTCTTCAATATCTGGTAAAGGTCAGAAAGCCTATCCTTCAAAATGTCCCACATAAATGGCCAGATTTGATTCATATGATGGAGCAATATACTCCTAAACTGAATTACACGAAGGTATTGTGGGAGGATCCTGAGCATGGATGGATAAAAGTCAACACAGATGGAGCATCGAGGGGCAATCAAGGTAGGAGTTCTTTTGGCTATGTGTTGAGGaatgaagaaggaaattttgcgTATACATGTGGCAAGGAAATACCAGAAGGGAAAAACACAGAAGCTGAGGTAAGAGCCATCTTAGAAGCATTGAAATACTGTGTGGAGCATGACTATATTCTTATTCATTTGCATACTGATTTAATGCTTGTTAAGAATATAATTCAAGGGGAATGGAGTAAACCATGGTCTGTGGCTGTGTATGTTGAGGAGATAAGGGAGTTGATGGGGAGATTTCATTTGAAAATCTCACATACACTTAGAGAAGGTAACCAGTTGGCAGATCACATTGCCAACTATGCTCTGGATAATGGACCTATGGAATGCAATAGTTTTGGAGAGCTGGATGTCAAAAGGGAGAAGAATTATCAATAGTGATAAGTTACAATGCCCATATTTAAGAGTAAAGGTTGCAAGGAGTTAGGAGGAGGGGAGGAAAGGGTTAGCAGGAGAAGGGAAAAGTCTGGGAACATACTCGATTATCATGCTCAACTCCTTATGGAGGAGAGTATGGTGATCATCATTTTTGCTAACCTAGTTTTCTTTTTTGCAGGAAACACTATTGTAACCATTCCCTATTCCTTGAACAAATCTCATTTGGTGGTATTAGTACTATGTACTCATTCCAATGAGATGGAAGTAGGGGTAGGCACAAGCATGGCATTGGTGATTCTTAGGAGACATCTGAGTGATTACGACATTATGGGAGAACTTTGGCATGAGAATTTTCATGTCCACTATTCTACTGTGTTAAAGATAATAATCAACTCAGCAATTGCTTACAAAATACAGGTTGACAAGGTTAGAATCAAACACAAGAAACAAACACTGCCCAGATTTCCATGGACGAGGCAATGTATTTCGAAGGACTTCACATGATACATAAGCTGGACAACATGTAGCTGCTCTACACCTACAACATTAGTGATATATAAGGAAGAGGTTTCAGGAGGAGATTCACACATAGGGCCAGGAATCGAGCTGCAATTCTGGACACAAGAGGTCATTGTCACAACACTGCCCAGTTTTATATGGGCAAAGGCACTGCTTTTCAAAAGCGTATATGGGCTACAAGAGATGGACAACAAGGAGTTGCTTAGCATCAACAATACCTACAACACACAAGGAAGGTATTCCATGGGGAGCTTCACATTCAATGACAGGGATCATGAACAAAATCTAGGCTCAAAATGGCATAGTCACCATGCACATTAAGTACTGGACACTTGAAAAAATGCAATGTTTGGCTGCAGATCTGGGTATCTCAAATATTTGTAGGTACTCAACATATGAGAATGCACTCTTTCATGCAAAGGATATAATCACCACAAGGTCAAAAATCACAAACAAGCAGGGCCAATATGGCAAACACACAAGAATTATTGCGAATTATGGCCATTTTTTACTTTAGCCACTTTTTACTATATAATGTGATATAAATTTTGAGCATATCACTCCAGATTAATAATAGGGAGTGTGTAATTTTATTACATAGGCAGATACACTACTTAGACTCATTGACATtatgttttctttattttcagaTATATATAAAAACCAGCCCTAGGCATCTCGCCTAGtggatttattttttttttaaaaacttacaggaacattatggaattcgattataagagagaaagtttagccaacatacctcgctttgagctttcgtTTAATTACTATAACGTCCGAAAATTCtagaaatcccaatctattttgagacataacaaaattgaacacaaattagaaagatattcatggtttcggctcatttgagcattttatcaaaaatTAGGTGTgtaaatttggctacaaggttcttctactagattttcttcattccacagctcaatctttacttatttaagctcaataattttcccacaaaccttattggtatatgcatgtataaataatactctcatacccaagaattatactcctaatcaaccattttctacccaaattcgaaattgaaaactagggtatggaaccttacctcttagatgaagaacttgtgagatttccttgttggatttcaaggcttgaataagatattgatgaacaaaatacttcatctactttctctctctagaacactctcatttCTCtataaaatatcaggttttagctcaagaAATGACTTAATCCCTCTCTCTACCtggccttggggttatttaatgggctcTTACATGCGCGGAcacgcacctgggcaagtggacgcgcacacaaggcagaaactctcaaatatgcgtgGTCGTGCATCTGTGCGCTCATATGATATAGGtctagtaaaatggccataactttcgatagaaatattaaaatgacaaacagtttgatgagttggaaactagactcaaagggctttaattttataggtagatcactaCCTAAGGCATTATATTGAGGGAGTTGCATACATTTGAAGTCGGGTCTTGTGCCAATtaaaacatcctttccacttaatgtatccaacttgttccacacaagttctagCCATTCaaaaaactccttagtatgttccaacacaccttaaacatacattatcaattcaaaatgatgtggctctatcccataggtctcctttaatactcaaatacgttattctcaaataccgttggcgcactttaaaatcttaaatcattagaaaatttttacggggccttataatTTGTTAGGCCGAACGACATGACCacgaactcaaagtgcccatatgtTGTTTGGAaggccgtcttcagaatatccttctccttaaccctcacctgatgataccctgaacgtaagtcaatcttggagaaatacttggcacccttgaattggtcaaacaagtcgtCAATCCTCGAAAGTGGATGCTTGTTACTTATAGTAACCTTATTCAACCGCTGATAATCGATACATCCTTAATGAACCATCTTTATTCCACACAAACAAGACTACCACACCTCAAGGTGAAGTTCtaggcctaatgaagcccttatccagcaagtccttcaactgcgccttcaactctcgcaactctgccgtggccatcctgtatggagggataaaGATCGGCTGAGTGTCAGGCAACACATCAATTATAAACTCAATCTCACTTTTAGGAGGAAGGCATGGGAATTTATCTAGGAAAACATTttgaaattcattgaccacgggaagtgattgtagagtaggcggcttcgtcTCCGAATCTCTAACATGAatgagatgataaatgtaacctttcgAGATCATCTTtgttgccttaagataggaaataaacctacctttcagcATAgaaatgttccccttccattcaatgacgggttcaccaggaaactgaaacctaaccatctttgTACGACAATCAACGTTTGCATAACATGATGCCAAcaagtccattcccattatcacatcaaaatcaaccatttctaactcaaatggATTCgtcgaggtttgacgactacaaatcatcactaTGCAACCTCTATATACCGTTCTAGCTATCACAGAATCTCCTACCAGAGTGGATActgcaagtggtttacttatcaattcaggttcaatgccaaacttattaccCACAAAGGGTTTAACATATGATAATGTATATCCCGGATCAATCAACGCATATACATATAAGAAAATACAGACAATATACATGTAACAACAtctggagatgactcgagatcatGTCGACCTGCTAGAGCATAGGTTCAGTTTTGAGTATCGCTCGAACTCGGCACTACACCTCTACTTTTACCACGACCcttcgactgttgaaaaccttgtgttgGAGGATATCCAATCGGCTTccccataccaccacctcctctattAGGACAAtaccgcatcatatggccacacTGCCTGTAAgcatagcacgcatcggaacctcgacaacacagtccaaagtgggccttgccgcactgatcacaatggGGTGCtaggggtctcgtctgactagtatcctCATGATATTGTGATCCTGATGCCCGCGAGCTCTGCCCTGGAGCAGAATAGATAGATTGATCATACcaaggcctctgaaactgtggaggagaaCTAGCTACAGGTGTCGCCGAACTCCTCAAAGACTAGGGCCTGAAACTATATCTGAAGTCACCAAAATACCCTACGaatctcatcctcttatgctGGCCCATATCCTGCTCCCCATCTACCCTTTgttggcgcttacgatcctctagtgtTTGGGAATAAGCCAGTATACAGaaaatatccatgccctccacCAAGGCGGCTATCATGCACTCATTAATAAAATGtagtcccaacccgttcacgaacacgTGCACCATATTGCTCATCTCAACCACCATATGGGGAGAATACCTTGCTAAAAAATCAAACTACATACTATACTCTCGCACACACATATTACCTTGTTGAAGgctcaagaacttatcagctctagctcgtcatatcttaactggcaagtagtgacgaagaaaggcctcaaaaaattccttccacacagctGGAAGAGCTTTTGGACCCCTGggtctctcccaactatcataccaaaAAACTGCTAACTCCCGTAACCAATAAGAAGCCAACTTTAGTGCCTCATTATCACTAGCATGCacaacccgcaatgtacgatgaacctgatcaataaaggtctgcgggtcctccttggggtctgattcggtaaacactggaggttctagattaataaaatcacgaactctcgcactaaccagTCTGTCAGcaacaccggtattctgcctctgagcctgagtaGCTACCAATCTAGTCAAAAGCTGCACTGCACTCCGCATATCCtagtctgtagtgccagacggagaaAATGGAGGTGCTGGGTCCCttctaatatcctctggaggggACAGGGTAGATGGGGTATGAGATGACATCTTGCTCAGAGCCTCACTTTGTCCTGCTCTGGCCGGAGACAACTGATTGGTACCCTCTCCCATAGCTGTATCAAGCCgtctactaatcgcttgcttcctagtcgaaggcatcgctgaatgAAAATAAGGTGAATATTAGAGAATAAAACTTACGACTGAACTCTATGCAAGATCTAGATTTAGAaggaaggtaacaaccctagatgtcatgtaggATCCTGATTATAAAtatggcgcgctacacatccataatcaagactctactagacgcggcttatagacaacccctaggaatgacttgctctaataccaagtttgtcatgacccaaaatggATGGCCATGACTGGCACCCGGGCCATACCTGCCGAGCACCAAGGTACATTatatctaacctttcttattatctataaAGGCCGATGAGATCAACATAAATGGCAGACATGAATTATAGGCAACCGACAATGGtagataatggcatgaacatatataacatgggccgacaaggatgtcatgaagctatatataaggtacgagccgaCAAGGCTTCCATGATAGACTATACAACAGAAACTAGCCGACAAGGCTATCCAAAACTATACATGAGAtgacacctatctatgagcctctaaaggaacataagtgttgTAACATTGCTAGAatagggccccgtcatacccataatgtctataataaAAATGCATGCCAAGACCACGACAAGTCTGGAGAAGGTATCTCGCTAATAACCAATGAACTAGGTAACCTACTATGTTAGGGGAGCTTcatctacctgtctatcaggaactacagcacgacatgcagcgtccacaaataaaagggacgtcgg
This sequence is a window from Nicotiana tomentosiformis chromosome 5, ASM39032v3, whole genome shotgun sequence. Protein-coding genes within it:
- the LOC138892626 gene encoding uncharacterized protein, translating into MVDFDVIMGMDLLASCYANVDCRTKMVRFQFPGEPVIEWKGNISMLKGRFISYLKATKMISKGYIYHLIHVRDSETKPPTLQSLPVVNEFQNVFLDKFPCLPPKSEIEFIIDVLPDTQPIFIPPYRMATAELRELKAQLKDLLDKGFIRPRTSP
- the LOC104102442 gene encoding uncharacterized protein, coding for MNALIWNIRSVNTQGAFERIIEMQRKYHFHFIGIMEPMQQSRKLEKYNRKIGFTQAIVNSSNKIWAFIDERFYVIVVIDMVQCLTLKLYDTEDHKEFILTLVYAKCDHIERIELWDSLYYLARYMTTPWLVGGDFNVIWDEEEKFGGLLVSLNEVDDFRHCMNTCNLTDMGFKGSIYTWWNGRAEKDCILKRLDRVFANMELQQLWTGLEITHLSKIGSDHCPLLLTYNPDLVPIKKSFRFLKFWTKHESYKAVVKENWQADFHANPFFLFNPKIKRLKKALSTWGRAIFGDIFQKIDSLEEVVRVHEA